In Streptomyces sp. NBC_00704, a genomic segment contains:
- a CDS encoding FAD-dependent oxidoreductase, producing the protein MPRPLRVAIVGAGPAGIYAADALLKSAVAADPGVSVDLFERMPAPFGLIRYGVAPDHPRIKGIITALHQVLDKPQIRLFGNVDYPGDISLDDLRAFYDAVIFSTGATADREMSVPGIDLDGSYGAADFVSWYDGHPDVPRTWPLEAEKVAVLGVGNVALDVARILAKTAEELLPTEIPPNVHEGLKANRAREIHVFGRRGPAQAKFSPMELRELDHSPTIEVIVDPEDIDYDEGSIATRRGNKQADMVAKTLENWAIRDVGERPHKLFLHFFESPAEILGADGRVVGLRTERTALDGTGNVKGTGEFKDWDVSAVYRAVGYLSDKLPKLPWDLDSGTVPDEGGRVIEESGRHLQSTYVTGWIRRGPIGLIGHTKGDANETVANLLDDHANGRLHTPVAPEPEAVDAFLAEREVRFTTWEGWYRLDAAEKALGEPQDRERVKIVEREDMLRASGA; encoded by the coding sequence ATGCCCCGCCCCCTGCGGGTAGCCATTGTCGGAGCCGGCCCCGCCGGGATCTACGCCGCCGACGCGCTGCTCAAGTCCGCTGTGGCCGCCGACCCGGGTGTCTCCGTCGACCTCTTCGAGCGCATGCCCGCCCCGTTCGGCCTGATCCGCTACGGCGTCGCCCCGGACCACCCGCGCATCAAGGGCATCATCACGGCCCTGCACCAGGTCCTCGACAAGCCGCAGATCCGCCTCTTCGGCAACGTCGACTACCCGGGCGACATCAGCCTGGACGACCTGCGCGCCTTCTACGACGCGGTGATCTTCTCGACCGGCGCGACGGCCGACCGCGAGATGTCGGTCCCCGGCATCGACCTGGACGGCTCGTACGGCGCCGCCGACTTCGTCTCCTGGTACGACGGCCACCCGGACGTGCCGCGCACCTGGCCGCTGGAGGCCGAGAAGGTGGCGGTCCTGGGCGTCGGCAACGTCGCCCTCGACGTGGCCCGGATCCTGGCCAAGACGGCGGAAGAGCTGCTGCCGACGGAGATCCCGCCCAACGTCCACGAGGGCCTGAAGGCCAACAGGGCGCGGGAGATCCACGTGTTCGGCCGGCGCGGCCCGGCGCAGGCGAAGTTCTCCCCGATGGAGCTGCGGGAACTGGACCACTCCCCCACCATCGAGGTCATCGTCGACCCCGAGGACATCGACTACGACGAGGGCTCGATCGCGACCCGGCGCGGCAACAAGCAGGCCGACATGGTCGCCAAGACGCTGGAGAACTGGGCGATCCGCGACGTGGGCGAGCGCCCGCACAAGCTGTTCCTGCACTTCTTCGAGTCGCCGGCCGAGATCCTCGGCGCGGACGGCAGGGTCGTCGGGCTGCGCACCGAGCGCACCGCCCTGGACGGCACGGGCAACGTCAAGGGCACCGGCGAGTTCAAGGACTGGGACGTCAGCGCGGTCTACCGTGCGGTCGGCTACCTCTCCGACAAGCTGCCGAAGCTGCCGTGGGACCTCGACTCGGGCACGGTCCCGGACGAGGGCGGCCGCGTCATCGAGGAGTCGGGCCGCCACCTTCAGTCCACGTACGTGACGGGCTGGATCCGGCGCGGCCCCATCGGCCTGATCGGCCACACCAAGGGCGACGCCAACGAGACGGTGGCCAACCTGCTGGACGACCACGCGAACGGCCGTCTGCACACGCCCGTCGCCCCCGAGCCCGAGGCCGTGGACGCGTTCCTCGCCGAGCGCGAGGTCCGCTTCACCACCTGGGAGGGCTGGTACCGGCTGGACGCCGCCGAGAAGGCGCTGGGCGAGCCGCAGGACCGCGAGCGCGTGAAGATCGTCGAGCGTGAGGACATGCTGCGCGCAAGCGGCGCGTGA
- a CDS encoding SpoIIE family protein phosphatase: MVRLLGRTDARPARRPRDPGTRRTPESSLGGRSLAAQVFVLQVVIVLLLVVAAVVALLLQVRHDTTQEARNRSLAVAEAFANSPGMVAALDSPDPTAVLQPRAEAARKASDMDFIVVMNTDGIRYTHPKPDRIGKKFVGTIQPALDGGVVVEEVDGTIGRLVQAVVPVRAPDGKVVGLVSSGITTAHVGGTADRQLPLLLASAAAALALATASTALVSRRLLRQTHGLGPREMTRMYEHHDAVLHAVREGVIIVGGEGDLLLANDEAQRLLDLPPDAERRQVLDLGLDRDTAELLASGRMVTDEVHLVGERLLAINQRPTDLAGGPAGSVATLRDSTELRALSGRAEAARERLDMLYAAGVGIGTSLDVTRTAEELTELAVPRFADFATVDLFDAVLEGEEPEARGALRRTAVSAIRKGAPLYAVGERIRFVDSSPQGRSLREARAVLEARLAHAPGWRAQDLERTEQVVEFGIHSLITVPVRTGALILGVVSFWRSERPDPFDPDELVLAEELVARAAISIDNARRFTREHGMAVTLQRSLLPRTLPEQNALDIAYRYLPAQAGVGGDWFDVLPLSGARVALVVGDVVGHGLHAAATMGRLRTAVHNFSALDLDPEELLGLLDELVARIDQDESDDSANAPVTGATCLYAIYDPVSRRCTIARAGHPPPALVHPDGRVEYVEVPAGLPLGLGGLPFETVDLELAEGSRLVLYTDGLVEDRERDIDAGLELLRASLERGAGGSPEQICRGVLDELLPARPSDDIALIVARTRELGADRVAEWDVPLDPAAVGEVRAAVVRQLARWDLEELSFTTELILSELVTNAIRYGSAPVGVRLLRDRTLICEVSDSSSTSPHLRYAAMTDEGGRGLFLVAQLTDRWGTRYTPKGKVIWAEQPLP, encoded by the coding sequence ATGGTCCGACTCCTGGGGCGCACGGATGCCCGGCCGGCCCGTCGTCCCCGGGATCCGGGGACCCGGCGTACGCCCGAGTCCTCGCTCGGCGGGCGCAGTCTCGCCGCGCAGGTGTTCGTCCTGCAAGTGGTCATCGTGCTGCTGCTGGTGGTGGCCGCCGTGGTCGCGCTGCTGCTCCAGGTGCGGCACGACACGACGCAGGAGGCCCGCAACCGGTCGCTCGCCGTCGCCGAGGCGTTCGCCAACTCGCCGGGCATGGTCGCGGCCCTGGACAGCCCCGATCCGACGGCGGTCCTCCAGCCCCGGGCCGAAGCGGCCCGCAAGGCCTCGGACATGGACTTCATCGTCGTCATGAACACCGACGGCATCCGCTACACGCATCCCAAGCCGGACCGCATCGGGAAGAAGTTCGTCGGGACCATCCAGCCCGCGCTGGACGGCGGAGTCGTGGTCGAGGAGGTCGACGGGACGATCGGCCGGCTGGTCCAGGCGGTGGTTCCGGTGCGCGCGCCCGACGGGAAGGTCGTCGGGCTGGTGTCGTCCGGCATCACCACGGCGCACGTCGGCGGCACCGCCGACCGCCAGCTGCCGCTGCTGCTGGCCAGCGCGGCCGCCGCCCTCGCCCTCGCCACGGCGAGCACGGCCCTGGTCAGCCGGCGGCTGCTGCGCCAGACCCACGGCCTCGGGCCGCGCGAGATGACCCGCATGTACGAGCACCACGACGCGGTGCTGCACGCCGTGCGCGAGGGCGTCATCATCGTCGGCGGCGAGGGCGACCTGCTGCTCGCCAACGACGAGGCGCAGCGCCTGCTCGACCTGCCCCCGGACGCCGAGCGCCGGCAGGTCCTCGACCTGGGGCTGGACCGCGACACCGCGGAACTGCTCGCCTCCGGGCGGATGGTGACCGACGAGGTGCATCTGGTCGGCGAGCGGCTGCTGGCCATCAACCAGCGGCCCACCGACCTCGCGGGCGGCCCGGCGGGCAGCGTGGCCACCCTGCGCGACTCCACCGAACTGCGCGCCCTGTCGGGCCGGGCGGAGGCGGCCCGCGAGCGCCTCGACATGCTGTACGCGGCCGGGGTCGGCATCGGCACGAGCCTGGACGTGACCCGTACCGCCGAGGAGCTGACGGAGCTGGCCGTGCCGAGGTTCGCGGACTTCGCGACCGTCGACCTCTTCGACGCCGTGCTGGAGGGCGAGGAGCCGGAGGCGCGGGGCGCCCTGCGGCGCACGGCGGTCAGCGCGATCCGCAAGGGGGCGCCGCTGTACGCGGTGGGCGAGCGGATCCGGTTCGTGGACAGTTCGCCGCAGGGCCGCAGTCTGCGCGAGGCGCGCGCCGTCCTGGAGGCCCGTCTCGCCCATGCGCCGGGCTGGCGCGCCCAGGACCTGGAACGCACCGAGCAGGTCGTGGAGTTCGGCATCCACTCGCTGATCACCGTGCCCGTGCGGACCGGGGCCCTGATCCTGGGCGTGGTCAGTTTCTGGCGCTCGGAGCGGCCGGACCCGTTCGACCCGGACGAGCTGGTGCTCGCCGAGGAGCTGGTGGCGCGGGCCGCGATCTCCATCGACAACGCGCGCCGCTTCACGCGTGAGCACGGCATGGCGGTCACGTTGCAGCGCAGTCTGCTGCCGCGCACCCTGCCGGAGCAGAACGCCCTGGACATCGCCTACCGGTATCTGCCCGCGCAGGCGGGGGTGGGCGGCGACTGGTTCGACGTGCTGCCGCTGTCGGGGGCCCGGGTGGCGCTGGTGGTGGGCGACGTGGTGGGTCACGGGCTGCACGCGGCGGCGACCATGGGCCGGCTGCGCACCGCGGTCCACAACTTCTCCGCCCTGGACCTGGACCCGGAGGAACTCCTCGGGCTGCTGGACGAGTTGGTGGCGCGCATCGACCAGGACGAGTCGGACGACAGCGCCAACGCGCCGGTGACGGGGGCGACCTGTCTGTACGCCATCTACGATCCGGTCTCCCGGCGCTGCACGATCGCCCGGGCCGGCCATCCGCCGCCCGCGCTGGTCCACCCCGACGGGCGGGTGGAGTACGTCGAGGTCCCGGCCGGGCTGCCGCTGGGGCTGGGCGGGCTGCCGTTCGAGACGGTGGACCTGGAACTGGCCGAGGGCAGCCGGCTGGTGCTGTACACGGACGGGCTGGTCGAGGACCGGGAACGGGACATCGACGCGGGGCTGGAGCTGTTGCGCGCCTCTTTGGAGCGGGGCGCCGGGGGATCGCCGGAGCAGATCTGCCGGGGCGTCCTGGACGAGCTGCTGCCGGCCCGCCCCAGCGACGACATCGCGCTGATCGTCGCGCGCACCCGGGAGCTGGGCGCCGACCGGGTCGCGGAGTGGGACGTGCCGCTGGATCCGGCGGCGGTCGGCGAGGTGCGCGCCGCGGTGGTCCGGCAGCTGGCGCGCTGGGACCTGGAGGAACTGTCCTTCACGACGGAACTGATCCTCAGCGAGCTGGTGACGAACGCGATCCGTTACGGCAGCGCGCCGGTGGGCGTGCGGCTGCTGCGCGACCGCACCCTGATCTGCGAGGTCTCCGACAGCAGCAGCACCTCGCCGCATCTGCGGTACGCGGCCATGACGGACGAGGGCGGGCGCGGGCTGTTCCTGGTGGCGCAGCTCACCGACCGCTGGGGCACCCGCTACACGCCCAAGGGCAAGGTCATCTGGGCCGAACAGCCCCTGCCGTGA
- a CDS encoding DUF72 domain-containing protein → MGEILVGACSWTDRALVSSGWYPPGRRDAEGRLRHYAERFPVVEVDATYYALPTERTSGLWAQRTPERFVFDVKAFSLLTGHPTRSAVLPPGLPDDVRGPKALDEVWRRFADGIAPLRETGRLGAVLFQFPPWFRPGVRARAFLAQCAERTAGWPVCVEFRHPDWWRGAEQRRITADLLRSHGFAAVAVDMEQSLASAIPPVTPVTCERLAVVRLHGRSRSWGAGSKEDRFRHEYTDAELHEWTPRVHELAGRAEQVHVLFNNCCGEAAVRAAARMRTLLDG, encoded by the coding sequence ATGGGCGAGATTCTGGTGGGCGCGTGCTCGTGGACGGACCGGGCCCTGGTGTCCAGCGGCTGGTATCCCCCCGGCCGGCGTGACGCGGAGGGCCGGTTGCGCCATTACGCCGAACGCTTCCCGGTCGTCGAGGTCGACGCGACCTATTACGCGCTGCCCACGGAGCGCACGAGCGGGCTGTGGGCGCAGCGGACACCGGAGCGCTTCGTGTTCGACGTGAAGGCCTTCTCGCTGCTGACCGGGCACCCCACCCGGTCCGCGGTGCTGCCGCCCGGGCTGCCCGACGACGTGCGCGGCCCGAAGGCGCTGGACGAGGTGTGGCGCAGGTTCGCGGACGGCATCGCCCCGCTGCGGGAGACCGGTCGGCTGGGCGCCGTCCTCTTCCAGTTCCCGCCGTGGTTCCGCCCCGGCGTGCGCGCCCGCGCGTTCCTCGCGCAGTGCGCCGAGCGCACCGCCGGCTGGCCGGTCTGCGTGGAGTTCCGGCATCCGGACTGGTGGCGGGGCGCCGAGCAGCGGCGGATCACCGCCGACCTGCTGCGGTCGCACGGGTTCGCCGCCGTCGCCGTCGACATGGAGCAGTCCCTGGCGTCGGCGATACCGCCCGTCACGCCCGTGACCTGCGAGCGGCTCGCCGTCGTCCGCCTGCACGGCCGCAGCCGGTCGTGGGGCGCCGGCAGCAAGGAGGACCGCTTCCGGCACGAGTACACCGACGCGGAACTGCACGAGTGGACGCCGAGGGTGCACGAGCTGGCCGGGCGGGCCGAGCAGGTGCACGTGCTGTTCAACAACTGCTGCGGCGAGGCGGCCGTGCGCGCCGCGGCGAGGATGCGCACCCTGCTCGACGGCTGA
- a CDS encoding roadblock/LC7 domain-containing protein has protein sequence MAVETEVLNELHRLRARVPQLTGALAASTDGLVLAQDMPDVQPEGLAALTAAALGVGRRMVDLSVGGEFCELLVRGAGGCLATYAAGPSAVLTLVAGDRVNVGRLHLEGRRSGARIGALMATRTTGERSPGGGGKPNGRPPGARGPGALPVRIPPQSRHRP, from the coding sequence ATGGCCGTCGAGACCGAGGTTCTGAACGAACTGCACCGGCTGCGCGCCCGGGTGCCGCAGCTGACGGGGGCGCTGGCGGCGAGCACCGACGGTCTGGTCCTCGCCCAGGACATGCCTGACGTGCAGCCCGAAGGGCTGGCCGCGCTCACCGCCGCGGCGCTCGGCGTCGGACGCCGCATGGTCGACCTCTCGGTCGGCGGCGAGTTCTGCGAACTCCTGGTGCGCGGGGCCGGGGGGTGCCTCGCGACCTACGCGGCGGGTCCGTCCGCCGTCCTGACGCTGGTCGCCGGCGACCGCGTCAACGTCGGGCGCCTGCATCTGGAGGGACGGCGCAGCGGCGCGCGCATCGGCGCGCTCATGGCGACCCGGACCACCGGCGAGCGATCCCCGGGCGGCGGCGGAAAGCCGAACGGGCGTCCGCCCGGGGCGCGCGGACCCGGCGCGCTGCCGGTCCGCATCCCACCGCAGTCCCGTCACCGCCCTTGA
- a CDS encoding SpoIIE family protein phosphatase: MTGSAGDERKPSGPPPALLTGTVAEALRTAEGSAGGVYLCARTPGLLRLAVLTGLPGPLFRPWWRVSVDRPFPVTEVHRTGVPVVLANAAESMRRYPQFAAGLPFQFGSLHVPVTAGGRSFGVLTVLRPAVADAAEALAGRERLTEVADALGAALLRLSADGRTVTWDDEPLCVRPPAAGPAPGRIGRFSWDPATGAVAVDRHARVLLGLPGGDFPGTLEALVRAVDPTDALRLPGLFTRTAQGDPPPLPVRLRTVEGGLRLLELWEAAGDEGPAGAPAATVAAPSRVAGVLLDPGPGALADGAADLLPEGVFCLDRMGFVVYANPRAGQLLGVPRDVLVGRSLWDSAPWLNQPTCEEHLRSVLLDPEPAHFHVRRPSPGGRPPRGSLYEGDWLRVSLYPGADLVTCTAIPANRVPDDGAPDPADTDAPAPDIAASTAPFYRPIVLAIALTEAVTARQVSAVVMQELLPAFGSRMLAIYLLQERHLYLAWESGFPKGFLAPFEGVGLDARLPGVETLTTGRPLFFDSMQQLADAYPGIALDAEEGARAFLPLIASGRPVGSCILGFDRSRGFSSEERTVLTALAGLIAHAMEKAQRYDTEAALARGLQQALLPRRLSQHPRVETAGRYLPGTEGMDVGGDWYDVVEAGDGLALVIGDVQGHGVQAAATMGQLRSAVRAFALSDRPPQEVMGGTNRLLIDLDPGQFASCCYVRLDPATGLARAARAGHLPPLLRHPDGRTEVVELPGGVVLGVDPRADYPVTELRLEPGAILALYTDGLVEQPGHDIDEGIAVLRRALAEAGGPAERSRPAGPARTVPAAGSGVPGSGAPLDGPPGPAADGAPGRVLGAVADRLTALARQTADRPDDIALLLATRRDGPEDHPRRV; encoded by the coding sequence ATGACTGGGAGCGCCGGGGACGAGCGGAAGCCGTCCGGACCGCCGCCCGCGCTGCTGACCGGAACCGTGGCGGAGGCGCTGCGGACGGCGGAGGGCAGCGCCGGGGGCGTGTACCTGTGCGCCCGCACGCCCGGCCTGCTGCGGCTGGCCGTGCTGACCGGGCTGCCGGGCCCGCTGTTCCGCCCCTGGTGGCGGGTGAGCGTCGACCGGCCCTTCCCCGTGACCGAGGTGCACCGCACGGGCGTCCCGGTGGTCCTGGCCAACGCGGCGGAGTCGATGCGCCGCTATCCGCAGTTCGCCGCGGGCCTGCCGTTCCAGTTCGGCTCCCTGCACGTGCCCGTCACCGCGGGCGGGCGCTCCTTCGGAGTGCTGACCGTGCTGCGCCCCGCCGTCGCGGACGCGGCCGAGGCGCTGGCCGGGCGCGAGCGGCTGACGGAGGTGGCCGACGCCCTGGGGGCGGCCCTGCTGCGGCTGTCGGCCGACGGCCGGACCGTCACCTGGGACGACGAGCCGCTGTGCGTGCGGCCGCCGGCCGCGGGGCCCGCGCCCGGGCGCATCGGGCGGTTCTCCTGGGATCCGGCGACCGGCGCCGTCGCCGTGGACCGTCACGCGCGCGTGCTCCTCGGGCTGCCCGGCGGCGACTTCCCCGGCACGCTGGAAGCGCTGGTCCGGGCCGTCGACCCCACGGACGCCCTGCGGCTGCCCGGCCTGTTCACCCGCACGGCGCAGGGCGACCCGCCGCCGCTGCCGGTGCGGCTGCGCACCGTCGAGGGCGGTCTGCGGCTGCTGGAGCTGTGGGAGGCGGCGGGCGACGAGGGCCCGGCCGGCGCCCCCGCCGCGACCGTCGCCGCGCCGTCGCGCGTCGCCGGGGTGCTCCTCGACCCCGGTCCCGGCGCCCTCGCCGACGGAGCCGCCGACCTGCTCCCGGAGGGCGTGTTCTGCCTGGACCGGATGGGGTTCGTCGTCTACGCCAACCCGCGCGCCGGGCAGCTCCTGGGCGTGCCGCGCGACGTGCTGGTCGGCCGGTCCCTGTGGGACTCCGCGCCCTGGCTGAACCAGCCCACCTGCGAGGAACACCTGCGCAGCGTCCTGCTGGATCCCGAGCCGGCGCACTTCCATGTGCGCCGCCCCTCCCCCGGCGGCCGGCCACCGCGGGGAAGCCTCTACGAGGGGGACTGGCTGCGCGTCTCGCTGTATCCCGGCGCCGACCTCGTCACCTGCACCGCGATCCCGGCGAACCGGGTGCCGGACGACGGGGCTCCCGATCCCGCGGACACCGACGCCCCCGCGCCCGACATCGCCGCGTCGACCGCCCCCTTCTACCGGCCCATCGTGCTGGCCATCGCGCTGACGGAGGCGGTCACCGCCCGCCAGGTGTCGGCGGTGGTGATGCAGGAGCTGCTGCCGGCGTTCGGGAGCCGCATGCTGGCCATCTACCTGCTCCAGGAGCGCCACCTGTACCTGGCCTGGGAGTCCGGCTTCCCCAAGGGCTTCCTCGCGCCCTTCGAAGGGGTGGGCCTGGACGCCCGGCTGCCGGGGGTCGAGACGCTCACCACGGGCCGGCCGCTGTTCTTCGACTCGATGCAGCAGCTGGCGGACGCCTATCCGGGCATCGCCCTGGACGCGGAGGAGGGCGCCCGGGCCTTCCTCCCGCTGATCGCCTCCGGCCGTCCGGTCGGCTCGTGCATCCTCGGCTTCGACCGCTCGCGCGGCTTCAGCTCCGAGGAGCGCACCGTGCTCACCGCGCTCGCCGGACTGATCGCCCACGCGATGGAGAAGGCCCAGCGCTACGACACCGAGGCCGCCCTCGCCCGCGGACTCCAGCAGGCGCTGCTCCCGCGGCGGCTGTCGCAGCACCCGCGCGTGGAGACCGCCGGCCGCTACCTGCCGGGCACCGAGGGCATGGACGTGGGCGGCGACTGGTACGACGTCGTGGAGGCCGGGGACGGCCTCGCCCTGGTCATCGGCGACGTGCAGGGGCACGGGGTGCAGGCGGCGGCCACCATGGGGCAGCTGCGCAGCGCGGTGCGGGCCTTCGCGCTCTCCGACCGGCCCCCGCAGGAGGTCATGGGCGGCACCAACCGGCTGCTCATCGACCTCGACCCGGGCCAGTTCGCGAGCTGCTGCTACGTCCGGCTCGATCCGGCCACGGGCCTGGCCCGGGCCGCGCGCGCCGGGCACCTGCCGCCGCTGCTGCGCCACCCGGACGGCCGGACCGAGGTCGTGGAGCTGCCCGGCGGGGTGGTCCTCGGAGTGGATCCGCGGGCCGACTACCCGGTCACGGAGCTGCGGTTGGAGCCGGGCGCCATCCTCGCCCTGTACACGGACGGGCTGGTCGAGCAGCCCGGACACGACATCGACGAGGGCATCGCCGTGCTGCGCAGGGCCCTGGCCGAGGCCGGCGGGCCGGCGGAGCGGTCCCGGCCCGCCGGCCCCGCGCGCACCGTCCCGGCCGCCGGGTCCGGCGTCCCCGGCAGCGGCGCTCCCCTCGACGGGCCTCCCGGCCCGGCGGCCGACGGCGCTCCCGGACGCGTGCTCGGGGCCGTCGCCGACCGGCTCACCGCGCTGGCCCGGCAGACCGCCGACCGGCCCGACGACATCGCCCTGCTCCTGGCCACCCGGCGCGACGGCCCGGAGGATCATCCACGGCGCGTGTGA